In Burkholderia gladioli, a genomic segment contains:
- a CDS encoding SDR family oxidoreductase, with translation MDLGIAGRTALVCAASKGLGRGCAQALAAEGVKLVIVARTQETLDATAEAIRQATGAEVTAVACDITTAAGREAALAACPQPDILVTNAGGPPPGDFRDFSRDDWIRAVDANMLTPIELIRATVDGMIARRFGRIVNITSSAVKAPIDVLALSNGARSGLTGFVAGLSRKVVEHNVTINNLLPGLFDTDRIKTTLAASAKAAGASVDEVRARRTQEIPARRLGQPDEFGAACAFLCSAHAGYITGQNWLIDGGSYPGTF, from the coding sequence ATGGATCTCGGCATCGCAGGACGGACCGCGCTGGTATGCGCGGCCAGCAAGGGACTCGGACGCGGCTGCGCTCAGGCGCTGGCCGCCGAGGGCGTGAAGCTCGTGATCGTGGCGCGTACCCAGGAGACGCTCGACGCTACCGCCGAGGCGATTCGCCAGGCGACCGGTGCCGAGGTCACCGCGGTGGCCTGCGACATCACCACCGCGGCCGGGCGCGAGGCGGCGCTGGCCGCCTGCCCGCAGCCCGACATCTTGGTCACCAATGCCGGCGGGCCGCCGCCGGGCGACTTCCGCGATTTCTCGCGCGACGACTGGATCCGCGCCGTCGACGCCAACATGCTCACGCCGATCGAGCTGATCCGCGCCACCGTGGACGGCATGATCGCGCGCCGCTTCGGGCGCATCGTCAACATCACCAGCTCGGCCGTGAAGGCGCCGATCGACGTGCTGGCGCTGTCCAACGGCGCGCGCTCGGGGCTCACCGGCTTCGTGGCGGGGCTCTCGCGCAAGGTGGTCGAGCACAACGTGACGATCAACAACCTGCTGCCGGGCCTGTTCGACACCGATCGCATCAAGACCACCCTGGCGGCCTCGGCCAAGGCGGCCGGCGCCAGCGTGGACGAGGTCCGCGCGCGCCGCACCCAGGAGATCCCGGCGCGCAGGCTCGGCCAGCCCGACGAGTTCGGCGCGGCCTGCGCCTTCCTGTGCAGCGCGCATGCCGGCTATATCACCGGTCAGAACTGGCTGATCGACGGCGGTTCCTACCCCGGCACGTTCTGA
- the upp gene encoding uracil phosphoribosyltransferase, whose product MTQDSRFPNLFILDHPLIQHKLTHMRDKDTSTRTFRELLREITMLMGYEITRNLPITTKRVETPLVEIDAPVIAGKKLAIVPVLRAGIGMSDGLLDLVPSARVGHIGVFRADDHRPVEYLVRLPDLEDRNFILCDPMIATGYSAVHAVDVLKRRNVPGERISFLALVAAPEGIEVFRQAHPDVKVYVASLDSHLNEHAYIIPGLGDAGDRLFGTKN is encoded by the coding sequence ATGACCCAGGACAGCCGCTTTCCGAACCTCTTCATCCTCGATCACCCGCTGATCCAGCACAAGCTCACGCACATGCGCGACAAGGACACGTCCACGCGCACCTTCCGCGAGCTGCTGCGCGAGATCACGATGCTGATGGGCTACGAGATCACCCGCAACCTGCCGATCACCACCAAACGGGTCGAAACCCCGCTGGTCGAGATCGACGCGCCGGTGATCGCCGGCAAGAAGCTGGCGATCGTGCCGGTGCTGCGCGCCGGCATCGGCATGTCCGACGGCCTGCTCGACCTGGTGCCCTCGGCGCGCGTCGGCCATATCGGCGTGTTCCGCGCCGACGACCACCGCCCGGTGGAATACCTGGTGCGCCTGCCCGACCTGGAGGACCGCAACTTCATCCTGTGCGACCCGATGATCGCCACCGGCTACTCGGCGGTGCACGCGGTGGACGTGCTCAAGCGCCGCAACGTGCCCGGCGAGCGGATCTCGTTCCTGGCCCTGGTGGCCGCGCCCGAGGGCATCGAGGTGTTCCGCCAGGCGCATCCGGACGTGAAGGTCTATGTCGCCTCGCTCGATTCGCACCTGAACGAGCACGCCTACATCATCCCGGGCCTGGGCGACGCCGGCGACCGCCTGTTCGGCACCAAGAACTAG
- a CDS encoding YebC/PmpR family DNA-binding transcriptional regulator, with protein MAGHSKWANIKHKKAAADAKRGKVWTRLIKEIQVAARLGGGDANSNPRLRLAVDKAADANMPKDNVKRAIDRGVGGADGANYEEIRYEGYGIGGAAIIVDTMTDNRVRTVAEVRHAFSKYGGNMGTDGSVAFMFDHVGQFLFAPGTSEDALMEAALEAGADDVNTNEDGSIEVLCDWQEFSKVKDALEAAGFKAELAEVTMKPQNEVEFSGDDAVKMQKLLDVLEDLDDVQEVYTNALIVDE; from the coding sequence ATGGCTGGTCATTCCAAATGGGCCAACATCAAGCATAAGAAGGCAGCGGCCGACGCCAAGCGCGGCAAGGTCTGGACGCGCCTGATCAAGGAAATCCAGGTGGCGGCCCGCCTGGGCGGCGGCGACGCGAACTCGAACCCGCGCCTGCGCCTGGCGGTCGACAAGGCGGCCGACGCCAACATGCCGAAGGACAACGTCAAGCGCGCGATCGATCGTGGCGTGGGCGGCGCGGACGGCGCGAACTACGAGGAAATCCGCTACGAGGGCTACGGCATCGGCGGCGCGGCGATCATCGTCGACACCATGACCGACAACCGCGTGCGCACCGTCGCGGAAGTCCGCCACGCGTTCTCGAAGTACGGCGGCAACATGGGCACCGACGGCTCGGTGGCCTTCATGTTCGATCACGTCGGCCAGTTCCTGTTCGCCCCCGGCACCTCGGAGGACGCGCTGATGGAAGCCGCGCTCGAGGCCGGCGCCGACGACGTCAACACCAACGAGGACGGCAGCATCGAGGTGCTGTGCGACTGGCAGGAATTCTCGAAGGTGAAGGACGCGCTGGAAGCGGCCGGTTTCAAGGCCGAGCTGGCCGAGGTGACCATGAAGCCGCAGAACGAGGTCGAGTTCAGCGGCGACGACGCCGTCAAGATGCAGAAGCTGCTCGACGTGCTCGAGGACCTCGACGACGTGCAAGAGGTCTACACCAACGCGCTCATCGTCGACGAATGA
- the purD gene encoding phosphoribosylamine--glycine ligase, translated as MKLLVVGSGGREHALAWKLAQSPRVQTVYVAPGNGGTAQDARLKNIELSSLDDLADFAENEQVAFTLVGPEAPLAAGIVNHFRQRGLKVFGPTKEAAQLESSKDFAKAFMKRHGIPTAEYETFTEAAAAHAYIDAKGAPIVVKADGLAAGKGVVVAMSLDEAHEAVDMMLSGNKLGDAGARVVIEEFLDGEEASFIVMVDGKHALALASSQDHKRLLDGDRGPNTGGMGAYSPAPIVTPQMHARVMREIIMPTVRGMENDGIRFTGFLYAGLMIDKDGNPRTLEFNCRMGDPETQPIMARLKSDFSKVVEQAIAGTLDTVELEWDRRTALGVVLAAHGYPDAPRKGDRINDIPEENGHSVTFHAGTSFDGDKLVTSGGRVLCVVGLSDSVRGAQQAAYDAINQINFEGMQYRRDIGHRALNRKQG; from the coding sequence ATGAAACTACTCGTCGTCGGTTCCGGCGGCCGCGAACATGCGCTCGCCTGGAAGCTCGCCCAGTCGCCGCGCGTTCAGACCGTCTACGTTGCGCCCGGCAACGGCGGCACCGCGCAGGATGCGCGCCTGAAGAACATCGAGCTGAGCTCGCTCGACGATCTCGCCGATTTCGCCGAGAACGAGCAGGTCGCCTTCACCCTGGTCGGCCCGGAAGCGCCGCTGGCGGCCGGCATCGTCAACCACTTCCGCCAGCGCGGCCTGAAAGTGTTCGGCCCGACCAAGGAAGCGGCGCAGCTCGAGAGCTCGAAGGACTTCGCCAAGGCATTCATGAAGCGTCACGGGATCCCCACCGCCGAATACGAGACCTTCACCGAGGCGGCCGCCGCGCATGCCTACATCGACGCCAAGGGCGCCCCGATCGTGGTCAAGGCCGACGGCCTGGCCGCCGGCAAGGGCGTGGTGGTGGCGATGTCGCTGGACGAGGCGCACGAGGCGGTCGACATGATGCTGTCGGGCAACAAGCTCGGCGACGCCGGCGCGCGCGTGGTGATCGAGGAATTCCTCGACGGCGAGGAAGCCAGCTTCATCGTGATGGTGGACGGCAAGCATGCGCTGGCGCTGGCCTCCAGCCAGGACCACAAGCGCCTGCTCGACGGCGACCGCGGCCCCAACACGGGCGGCATGGGCGCCTACTCGCCCGCGCCGATCGTCACGCCGCAGATGCACGCGCGCGTGATGCGCGAGATCATCATGCCGACCGTGCGCGGCATGGAGAACGACGGCATCCGCTTCACCGGCTTCCTCTACGCCGGCCTGATGATCGACAAGGACGGCAATCCGCGCACGCTGGAATTCAACTGCCGGATGGGCGACCCGGAAACCCAGCCGATCATGGCGCGTCTGAAGAGCGATTTCTCGAAGGTGGTCGAGCAAGCGATCGCCGGCACGCTCGACACGGTCGAGCTCGAATGGGACCGTCGCACCGCGCTGGGCGTGGTGCTGGCCGCGCACGGCTACCCCGACGCGCCGCGCAAGGGCGATCGCATCAACGACATCCCCGAGGAAAACGGCCATTCGGTCACCTTCCACGCGGGCACCAGCTTCGACGGCGACAAGCTGGTCACCTCGGGCGGCCGCGTGCTGTGCGTGGTGGGCCTGTCGGACTCCGTGCGCGGCGCGCAGCAGGCCGCCTACGACGCGATCAACCAGATCAACTTCGAAGGCATGCAGTACCGCCGCGACATCGGCCATCGCGCGCTGAACCGCAAGCAGGGCTGA
- the hemF gene encoding oxygen-dependent coproporphyrinogen oxidase, producing MSTDSTFDTQRVRAYLETLQSRIADALGAFDGTPLATHAWRRGPEERLRGGGCTRILENGAFFERAGIGFSDVSGDALPPSASAARPQLAGRGFEALGVSLVLHPRNPHCPTVHMNVRMFVATKAGEAPIFWFGGGMDLTPVYGYEEDARDFHAACRDALAPFGGEYYPRFKSWCDEYFFLKHRNETRGIGGIFFDDLSEPGFERSFALMQGVGDAFLAAYLPIVERRRDTPYGEREREFQAYRRGRYVEFNLVFDRGTLFGLQSGGRTESILMSMPPLASWRYDWQPEPGTPEARLYSDFLVPRDWL from the coding sequence ATGAGCACCGATTCGACTTTCGACACGCAGCGCGTACGCGCCTATCTGGAAACGCTGCAGTCCCGCATCGCCGACGCGCTCGGCGCCTTCGACGGCACGCCGCTGGCCACGCACGCGTGGCGGCGCGGGCCCGAGGAGCGCCTGCGCGGCGGCGGTTGCACACGCATCCTCGAGAACGGCGCGTTCTTCGAGCGCGCGGGAATCGGCTTCTCGGACGTCTCCGGCGACGCGTTGCCGCCCTCGGCGAGCGCGGCGCGCCCGCAACTGGCCGGGCGCGGTTTCGAGGCGCTCGGCGTGTCGCTGGTGCTGCATCCGCGCAACCCGCATTGCCCGACCGTGCACATGAACGTGCGCATGTTCGTGGCCACCAAGGCCGGCGAGGCGCCGATCTTCTGGTTCGGCGGCGGCATGGACCTCACGCCCGTATACGGCTACGAGGAGGACGCGCGCGACTTCCACGCGGCCTGCCGCGATGCGCTGGCGCCGTTCGGCGGCGAGTACTACCCGCGCTTCAAGAGCTGGTGCGACGAGTATTTCTTCCTCAAGCACCGCAACGAGACGCGCGGCATCGGCGGGATCTTCTTCGACGACCTGTCGGAGCCCGGCTTCGAGCGCTCGTTCGCGCTGATGCAGGGCGTGGGCGACGCCTTCCTCGCCGCCTACCTGCCGATCGTCGAACGCCGCCGCGACACGCCCTATGGCGAGCGCGAGCGCGAGTTCCAGGCCTACCGGCGCGGCCGCTACGTCGAATTCAACCTGGTATTCGACCGCGGCACCCTGTTCGGCCTGCAAAGCGGCGGGCGCACCGAGTCGATCCTGATGTCGATGCCGCCGCTGGCGAGCTGGCGCTACGACTGGCAGCCCGAGCCAGGCACGCCGGAGGCGCGCCTGTACAGCGATTTCCTGGTGCCGCGCGACTGGCTGTGA
- a CDS encoding nicotinate-nucleotide adenylyltransferase yields MESPDRKGPVLDTQARPTPLPRRIGILGGTFDPIHDGHLALARRFAEVLGLTELVLMPAGQPYQKRDVSAAGHRLAMTRAAAASLALPGTQVTVATDEIEHEGPTYTAETLLRWRERVGPEASLSLVIGADQLVRLDTWRDWRRLFELAHLCVATRPGFELSAAPPVVAAEIAARRAEAAELQASPAGRVLVDTTLAFDIAATDIRAHLRECIARRAQVPDAQAEHVPAAVWAYILQHRLYHP; encoded by the coding sequence ATGGAAAGCCCTGACCGAAAAGGACCCGTTCTGGATACCCAAGCTCGACCGACTCCGCTGCCGCGCCGGATCGGCATCCTCGGCGGCACCTTCGACCCGATCCACGACGGGCATCTCGCGCTCGCGCGTCGTTTCGCCGAGGTGCTGGGGCTGACCGAGCTGGTGCTGATGCCGGCCGGCCAGCCTTACCAGAAGCGCGACGTGTCGGCCGCCGGGCACCGGCTGGCGATGACGCGCGCCGCGGCCGCCTCGCTGGCGCTGCCCGGCACGCAGGTGACGGTGGCCACCGACGAGATCGAGCACGAAGGCCCGACCTATACCGCCGAGACGCTGCTGCGCTGGCGCGAGCGGGTCGGCCCCGAGGCCTCGCTGTCGCTGGTGATCGGCGCCGACCAACTGGTGCGGCTCGATACCTGGCGCGACTGGCGGCGCCTGTTCGAGCTGGCTCATCTGTGCGTGGCCACGCGGCCCGGCTTCGAGCTGTCGGCGGCGCCGCCCGTGGTGGCCGCCGAAATCGCCGCGCGCCGCGCCGAGGCGGCCGAGCTGCAAGCGAGCCCGGCCGGGCGCGTGCTGGTCGATACCACGCTCGCCTTCGATATCGCCGCCACCGATATCCGCGCGCATCTGCGCGAATGCATCGCGCGACGCGCCCAAGTCCCCGACGCTCAGGCCGAACACGTGCCCGCCGCCGTCTGGGCCTATATTCTTCAACATCGTCTCTACCATCCCTGA
- the rsfS gene encoding ribosome silencing factor has translation MDIRKLQRVIVDALEDVKAQDIKVFNTSHLTELFDRVIVASGTSNRQTKALASSVREKVKEAGGDVVSSEGEDTGEWVLVDCGDAVVHILQPALRQYYNLEEIWGDKPVRLKLGGSGPARASEADEEEDGEEAAPAARPARKTAARRR, from the coding sequence ATGGATATCCGCAAACTGCAGCGCGTGATCGTCGACGCCCTCGAAGACGTCAAGGCGCAAGACATCAAGGTGTTCAACACCAGCCACCTGACCGAACTGTTCGATCGCGTGATCGTCGCCAGCGGCACCTCGAACCGCCAGACCAAGGCGCTCGCCTCCAGCGTGCGCGAGAAGGTCAAGGAAGCCGGCGGCGACGTGGTCAGCTCCGAAGGCGAAGACACCGGCGAATGGGTGCTGGTCGACTGCGGCGACGCCGTGGTCCACATCCTCCAGCCGGCCCTGCGCCAGTACTACAACCTGGAAGAGATCTGGGGCGACAAGCCGGTGCGCCTGAAGCTCGGCGGCAGCGGCCCCGCGCGCGCCTCGGAAGCCGACGAGGAGGAGGACGGCGAAGAGGCCGCGCCGGCCGCCCGCCCGGCCCGCAAGACCGCCGCGCGCCGTCGCTGA
- the rlmH gene encoding 23S rRNA (pseudouridine(1915)-N(3))-methyltransferase RlmH produces MKLHIVAVGHKMPGWVADGFDEYARRMPPELRIELRELKPELRSGGRGAESVMAAERVRIEAALPKGARLVALDERGRDWTSMQLAQALPGWQQDGRDVAFVIGGADGLDPELKARADLLLRISSLTLPHGMVRVLLAEQLYRAWSITQNHPYHRA; encoded by the coding sequence ATGAAGCTGCACATCGTCGCGGTCGGCCACAAGATGCCCGGCTGGGTAGCCGACGGGTTCGACGAATACGCCAGGCGCATGCCGCCCGAGCTGCGCATCGAGCTGCGCGAGCTCAAGCCCGAGCTGCGCTCGGGCGGCCGCGGCGCCGAGAGCGTGATGGCCGCCGAACGCGTCAGGATCGAGGCCGCGCTGCCCAAGGGCGCGCGGCTGGTCGCGCTCGACGAGCGCGGCCGCGACTGGACCTCGATGCAGCTCGCCCAGGCGCTGCCGGGCTGGCAGCAGGACGGCCGCGACGTGGCCTTCGTGATCGGCGGCGCCGACGGGCTCGATCCCGAGCTCAAGGCCCGCGCCGACCTGCTGCTGCGGATCTCCAGTCTCACGCTGCCGCACGGCATGGTGCGCGTGCTGCTGGCCGAGCAGCTTTACCGCGCGTGGAGCATCACGCAGAATCACCCCTACCACCGCGCATGA
- a CDS encoding Maf family protein, with amino-acid sequence MTMSDRLLPDSTYPFVYLASQSPRRQELLRQLGVAFELLLPRPDEDAEALEAELAGEAADDYVVRVCSAKADAARARLVTSALPAAPVLVADTTVTIDGKILGKPASADEALAMLARLAGRRHEVLTALAVVDAEGKPLMPALSRSVVQFAAVGAEALARYVASGEPFGKAGAYAIQGRAAEFVERIDGSHSGIMGLPLFETAALLRAARVAF; translated from the coding sequence ATGACGATGTCCGACCGCCTCCTGCCCGATTCGACCTACCCGTTCGTCTATCTCGCCTCGCAGAGCCCGCGCCGGCAGGAGCTGCTGCGCCAGCTCGGCGTGGCCTTCGAGCTGCTGCTGCCGCGTCCCGACGAGGATGCCGAGGCGCTCGAGGCCGAGCTGGCCGGCGAGGCGGCCGACGACTACGTGGTACGCGTGTGCTCGGCCAAGGCCGACGCGGCGCGCGCGCGGCTGGTGACCAGCGCGCTGCCGGCCGCGCCGGTGCTGGTGGCCGACACCACGGTGACGATCGACGGCAAGATCCTCGGCAAGCCCGCCTCGGCCGACGAGGCGCTGGCGATGCTGGCGCGCCTGGCCGGCCGCCGGCACGAGGTGCTGACCGCGCTGGCCGTGGTCGATGCCGAGGGCAAGCCGCTGATGCCGGCGCTGTCGCGCTCGGTGGTGCAGTTCGCGGCGGTCGGCGCCGAGGCGCTGGCGCGCTACGTGGCCAGCGGCGAGCCGTTCGGCAAGGCCGGCGCCTACGCGATCCAGGGCCGGGCCGCCGAGTTCGTCGAGCGAATCGACGGCTCGCATTCCGGTATCATGGGTCTGCCCCTTTTTGAGACCGCCGCGCTGCTGCGCGCGGCGCGCGTCGCCTTCTGA
- the rng gene encoding ribonuclease G — translation MNEEILINITPQETRVALVQQGAVQELHVERTLSRGRVGNIYLGKVVRVLPGMQSAFIDIGLERAAFLHVADIWQPRLPGDTHNSTPHQPIEKTVYEGQTLMVQVIKDPIGTKGARLSTQVSIAGRTLVYLPQEPHIGISQKIESEAEREAVRARLTAVIPAEEKGGYIVRTIAEDATGEELGADVTYLRKTWATIVAQAQRLPPTSLLYQDLDLAQRVLRDFANDDTSKIQVDSRETFARLSSFAREFTPAVSARLHHYTGERPLFDLYNIEAEIQRALSRRVDLKSGGYLMIDQTEAMTTIDVNTGGYVGARNFDDTIFKTNLEAAHTIARQLRLRNLGGIIIIDFIDMENAEHRDAVLGELKKALSRDRTRVTVNGFSQLGLVEMTRKRTRESLAHVLCEPCPVCQGKGQVKTPRTVCYDVLREILRESRQFNPREFRVIGSQQVIDLFLDEESQHLAMLIDFIGKPVSLQVESNLSQEQYDIVLM, via the coding sequence ATGAACGAAGAAATCCTGATCAACATCACACCGCAGGAAACGCGGGTCGCGCTCGTGCAGCAAGGCGCGGTGCAGGAGCTTCACGTCGAGCGCACGCTCTCGCGCGGCCGCGTCGGCAACATCTATCTCGGCAAGGTGGTGCGCGTGCTGCCGGGCATGCAGTCGGCCTTCATCGACATCGGCCTGGAGCGCGCCGCCTTCCTGCACGTGGCCGACATCTGGCAGCCGCGCCTGCCGGGCGACACGCACAACAGCACGCCACACCAGCCGATCGAGAAGACCGTGTACGAGGGCCAGACGCTGATGGTCCAGGTGATCAAGGACCCGATCGGCACCAAGGGCGCGCGGCTCTCGACCCAGGTCAGCATCGCCGGACGAACGCTGGTCTACCTGCCGCAGGAACCGCATATCGGCATCTCGCAGAAGATCGAGAGCGAGGCCGAGCGCGAGGCGGTGCGCGCGCGCCTGACCGCCGTGATCCCGGCCGAGGAGAAAGGCGGCTACATCGTGCGCACCATCGCCGAGGACGCCACCGGCGAGGAACTGGGCGCCGACGTCACCTATCTGCGCAAGACCTGGGCGACCATCGTCGCGCAGGCGCAGCGGCTGCCGCCCACCAGCCTGCTCTACCAGGATCTCGACCTGGCGCAGCGCGTGCTGCGCGATTTCGCCAACGACGACACCTCCAAGATCCAGGTCGATTCGCGCGAGACCTTCGCGCGGCTGTCGAGCTTCGCGCGCGAGTTCACGCCGGCGGTCAGCGCGAGGCTGCACCACTACACGGGCGAGCGGCCGCTGTTCGATCTCTACAACATCGAAGCCGAGATCCAGCGCGCGCTGTCGCGGCGCGTCGACCTGAAGTCGGGCGGCTACCTGATGATCGACCAGACCGAGGCGATGACGACCATCGACGTCAACACCGGCGGTTATGTCGGCGCGCGCAACTTCGACGACACCATCTTCAAGACCAATCTCGAGGCCGCGCATACCATCGCGCGGCAGCTGCGGCTGCGCAACCTCGGCGGCATCATCATCATCGACTTCATCGACATGGAGAACGCCGAGCATCGCGACGCCGTGCTCGGCGAGCTGAAGAAGGCGCTGTCGCGCGATCGCACGCGCGTGACGGTGAACGGCTTCTCGCAGCTCGGGCTGGTGGAGATGACGCGCAAGCGCACTCGCGAATCGCTCGCGCACGTGCTGTGCGAACCCTGCCCGGTGTGCCAGGGCAAGGGGCAGGTGAAGACGCCGCGCACCGTCTGCTACGACGTGCTGCGCGAGATCCTGCGCGAGTCGCGGCAGTTCAATCCGCGGGAGTTCCGCGTGATTGGCTCGCAGCAGGTGATCGACCTGTTCCTCGACGAGGAATCGCAGCATCTGGCGATGCTGATCGACTTCATCGGCAAGCCGGTGTCGCTGCAGGTGGAATCGAACCTGAGCCAGGAGCAGTACGACATCGTGCTGATGTAG
- the acs gene encoding acetate--CoA ligase → MSTFESLTVERRVFPPPADITANATVPGMDAYQALCAEVVRDYEGFWARLARETLTWQKPFTKVLDESAAPFYTWFEDGELNASYNCLDRHVEAGKGERVALIFEADDGVVTRLTYRDLLARVSRFANALRKRGVRKGDRVVIYMPMSIEGVVAMQACARIGATHSVVFGGFSAKSLNERVVDVGAVALITADEQMRGGKALPLKDIADEALAMGGCDAVHSVIVYQRTGGRIAWAEGRDHWMHELSKLESDSCAPESVGAEHPLFVLYTSGSTGKPKGVQHSTAGYLLWAAQTLKWTFDWKPTDIFWCTADIGWITGHSYIAYGPLTIGATQVLFEGVPTYPDAGRFWEMIRKHRVTLFYTAPTAIRSLIKASDADARVHPKRHDLSSLRVLGTVGEPINPEAWMWYHENVGGGRCPIVDTWWQTETGGHMIAPLPGATPLVPGSCTLPLPGIMAAIVDETGQEVPNGQGGILVVKRPWPAMIRNVWGQPERYKSAYFPEELGGRLYLAGDGSVRDRDTGYFTIMGRIDDVLNVSGHRLGTMEIESALVANPLVAEAAVVGRPDHTTGEAVVAFVVLKTTRPQGEEAEKLARDLRAWVGREIGPIAKPKDIRFGENLPKTRSGKIMRRLLRSLAKGEAITQDVSTLENPSVLEQISESF, encoded by the coding sequence ATGTCGACATTCGAATCCCTGACGGTCGAGCGCCGGGTTTTTCCGCCGCCGGCCGATATCACCGCGAACGCCACGGTTCCCGGCATGGACGCGTACCAGGCGCTGTGCGCCGAGGTCGTGCGCGATTACGAAGGCTTCTGGGCGCGGCTCGCCCGCGAGACGCTGACGTGGCAGAAGCCCTTCACCAAGGTGCTCGACGAATCGGCTGCGCCGTTCTACACCTGGTTCGAGGATGGCGAGCTCAATGCCTCGTACAACTGCCTCGACCGTCATGTGGAGGCGGGCAAAGGCGAGCGCGTCGCGCTCATCTTCGAAGCCGACGACGGCGTGGTCACCAGGCTCACGTACCGGGACCTGCTCGCGCGCGTTTCGCGTTTCGCCAACGCACTGAGGAAACGCGGCGTGAGGAAGGGCGATCGCGTGGTCATCTACATGCCGATGTCGATCGAGGGCGTGGTGGCCATGCAGGCCTGCGCGCGCATCGGCGCGACGCACTCGGTCGTGTTCGGCGGCTTTTCGGCTAAGTCGCTCAACGAGCGCGTGGTGGACGTGGGCGCGGTCGCGCTCATCACCGCGGACGAGCAAATGCGCGGCGGCAAGGCGCTGCCGCTCAAGGACATCGCCGACGAAGCGCTTGCCATGGGCGGTTGCGACGCCGTGCACAGCGTGATCGTCTACCAGCGCACGGGCGGCAGGATCGCCTGGGCCGAAGGCCGCGACCACTGGATGCACGAGCTGTCGAAGCTCGAGAGCGATAGCTGTGCCCCGGAATCCGTGGGCGCGGAGCATCCGCTGTTCGTCCTCTACACATCGGGTTCCACGGGCAAGCCCAAGGGCGTGCAGCACAGCACGGCCGGGTATCTGCTATGGGCCGCGCAGACCCTGAAGTGGACCTTCGACTGGAAGCCGACGGATATTTTCTGGTGCACGGCCGACATCGGCTGGATCACGGGCCATAGCTATATCGCCTACGGGCCGCTCACGATCGGCGCGACCCAGGTCCTGTTCGAAGGCGTGCCCACGTATCCGGACGCGGGCCGCTTCTGGGAGATGATCCGGAAACACCGGGTCACGCTGTTCTACACGGCGCCCACGGCGATCCGCTCGCTGATCAAGGCATCCGACGCCGACGCGAGGGTGCATCCGAAGCGCCATGATCTCTCGTCGCTGCGCGTTCTCGGCACGGTCGGCGAGCCGATCAATCCCGAAGCATGGATGTGGTACCACGAGAACGTGGGCGGGGGACGCTGCCCGATCGTCGATACCTGGTGGCAGACCGAAACGGGTGGCCACATGATCGCGCCGCTGCCGGGCGCCACGCCGCTCGTGCCGGGCTCGTGCACCTTGCCTCTGCCGGGCATCATGGCGGCGATCGTCGACGAAACCGGGCAGGAGGTGCCAAACGGGCAGGGCGGCATTCTCGTCGTGAAGCGTCCGTGGCCTGCGATGATCCGCAATGTATGGGGCCAGCCGGAGCGCTACAAGTCGGCCTACTTTCCCGAGGAGCTCGGTGGCAGGCTGTATCTCGCGGGTGACGGCAGCGTGCGCGACAGGGACACGGGCTACTTCACGATCATGGGCCGCATCGACGACGTGCTGAACGTCTCGGGCCACCGCCTGGGCACGATGGAGATCGAGTCGGCGCTGGTGGCGAACCCGCTGGTGGCCGAAGCCGCCGTGGTTGGCCGCCCCGACCACACGACCGGCGAGGCGGTGGTGGCGTTCGTGGTGCTCAAGACGACGCGCCCGCAAGGCGAGGAGGCCGAGAAGCTGGCCCGCGATCTGCGCGCGTGGGTGGGCAGGGAGATCGGGCCGATCGCGAAGCCGAAGGATATCCGCTTCGGCGAAAACCTGCCGAAGACGCGCTCGGGCAAGATCATGCGTCGCCTGCTGCGCTCGCTCGCCAAGGGCGAGGCGATCACGCAGGACGTTTCCACGCTGGAGAATCCGTCGGTGCTCGAGCAGATCAGCGAGTCATTCTAG